ATCATCACACCCGCTACGCCCGCCTGCACGGCCGCGCGGAATTTGACGCTGATATCATAACGGTCATCCACTGCCCCAACGAGGACCAGAGTCCCCGCACATCCGAGATAAAGAAGGGAATGGGGGATGTAATAATCCGTGATGGAAAAAGTGAAGCATATCCCTGCAAACACAGAGATACCGCCAACAAGAGGGATCACCCCCTGATGGCGCTTACGATAATTAGGCTTGTCCACTAAACCAATTCGCTTAGCTGCTTTCCGTGCAAAAAAAGAAATGCAAGTGAAAACAGGAAGATGAACGCAAGCTCTGTACTCAAATTGAGTAAATTCACATTAACCAGCTCTCTGCAATGAACCTAATAATATTGACGGCGTACATTGTGCCAAACACATCGATAAGATTCTGTATTTTTTTCAGCAGGAAGAACGTACTGCATCAAATAATTGCTCTTCCGGCCTGCGTAAATCGGGTCAAATTCCTGAATATCTTAGGATTCAAAAACGAAAAACGCCACGTCTGAGCGTGGCGTTCCCCGAGTTTTCAAATCTTTGCAGCCGCTGGCGACCTCCCTCTACGGAGAGGCCAAAAAGCGCGGATTGAGCAGGCCAACCCCGCACTTTTTACGGCAGGTAACACGTCTTAAGAGCGTTTCATCATGTCGAAGAACTCATCGTTGGTTTTGGTCATGGCCAACTTATTGATGAGGAACTCCATTGCGTCGATTTCACCCATTGGATGGATGATTTTGCGCAGGATCCACATTTTCTGCAGTTCTTCAGAGCTGGTAAGCAACTCTTCTTTACGCGTACCGGAACGATTGTAGTCGATAGCAGGGAACACGCGCTTCTCAGCGATTTTACGCGCCAGATGCAGTTCCATGTTGCCGGTACCTTTAAATTCTTCGTAGATCACTTCGTCCATTTTCGAGCCGGTATCAACCAGCGCGGTGGCGATAATGGTCAGGCTTCCGCCCTCTTCTACGTTACGGGCAGCACCGAAGAAACGCTTAGGACGATGCAGGGCGTTAGCATCCACACCACCGGTCAACACTTTACCGGAAGCCGGGACAACGGTGTTATAGGCACGAGCCAGACGGGTGATGGAGTCCAGAAGGATGATCACATCTTTCTTGTGCTCAACCAGGCGTTTGGCTTTCTCGATAACCATTTCGGCAACCTGCACGTGGCGGGAAGCGGGTTCATCGAAGGTGGAAGCAATAACTTCACCTTTCACCAGACGCTGCATCTCGGTAACTTCTTCAGGACGCTCGTCGATCAGCAGCACCATCAGCACGCAGTCTGGGTGGTTGTAAGCAATGCTGGTTGCAATGTTCTGCAGCAGCATCGTTTTACCGGCTTTTGGCGGTGCCACGATCAGACCACGCTGGCCACGGCCAATTGGGGAAGCCAGATCCAGAACACGTGCGGTCAAATCTTCAGTCGAACCGTTACCACGTTCCATGCGCAGACGAGAGTTTGCGTGCAGTGGGGTTAAGTTTTCGAACAGGATTTTGTTGCGGGCGTTTTCTGGTTTGTCGAAGTTAACTTCATTAACCTTCAGCAGGGCGAAATAACGCTCACCTTCTTTCGGCGGACGGATCTTGCCGGAAATGGTGTCACCAGTGCGGAGGTTGAAGCGGCGGATTTGACTTGGGGAAACGTAGATATCATCTGGACCGGCGAGGTAGGAGCTGTCTCCTGAGCGGAGGAAACCAAATCCATCCTGCAATATCTCAAGGACGCCGTCGCCGAAGATGTCTTCGCCGCTTTTTGCATGCTGCTTGAGGATAGAGAAAATAATGTCCTGTTTGCGCATGCGAGCCTGGTTTTCAAGCCCCATGTTTTCGCCGAGTGTAATCAGGTCAGAAACCGGCGTATTTTTTAATTCGGTAAGATTCATAATGGTGGGTTCTTAAACTCGGGGTAAATCTCGGGATGTTTGTCGTAAGTGGTATGGTGAAAAATCCATGCCTGTTAATGGCATTCTTGTCAGGATCCGCTCGATGATCACGTGCAGGAAAACGCAAATCTGAAACGAGGGGACGGTAAGGACAAGACGCCGGAAATTCTGATTCTGATGATGCTACCGTCAGATTGCTGAACGTCTGTGAGAGATGAATACAGTGTTCAACAAGGAGTAAATCTAAGATTCAAACTACAGGTAAGTACGTAGTGCAGTAAAATCAACTTAGCATGACTGATGGCAAACGTCTAGCGGTGAACTAAAAATATGC
This genomic window from Erwinia sp. E_sp_B01_1 contains:
- the rho gene encoding transcription termination factor Rho, with the translated sequence MNLTELKNTPVSDLITLGENMGLENQARMRKQDIIFSILKQHAKSGEDIFGDGVLEILQDGFGFLRSGDSSYLAGPDDIYVSPSQIRRFNLRTGDTISGKIRPPKEGERYFALLKVNEVNFDKPENARNKILFENLTPLHANSRLRMERGNGSTEDLTARVLDLASPIGRGQRGLIVAPPKAGKTMLLQNIATSIAYNHPDCVLMVLLIDERPEEVTEMQRLVKGEVIASTFDEPASRHVQVAEMVIEKAKRLVEHKKDVIILLDSITRLARAYNTVVPASGKVLTGGVDANALHRPKRFFGAARNVEEGGSLTIIATALVDTGSKMDEVIYEEFKGTGNMELHLARKIAEKRVFPAIDYNRSGTRKEELLTSSEELQKMWILRKIIHPMGEIDAMEFLINKLAMTKTNDEFFDMMKRS